A region of the Antedon mediterranea chromosome 4, ecAntMedi1.1, whole genome shotgun sequence genome:
ttgattgaaacgtcttttcagaactaatatatgtGGTGTTGTACTACAAACTTATATCgacatttattgttattattagtgttcaAGATGCACAGATGGCTGCTGCAAAAAATGCCCTGGAAACTTGTAAGTTGagattttttaaagtattttgttaCAAAAAAAGGCACAATACACATACGTAGTAAATTCATCATGTTTGTAGTATACAAACTTATGATATTTATCTATAGGCTATTAACTTAGCAGACAACTGAAATAATAGACcaaacatcaatcaatcaatataataagattgtatttttttttacaataaacttAAATTATAAGTGATgatttctctttctttttttagatGACTTTCCACAACTTCAGCATCAGAAACATCTTCTGGGAAAGGTTCATCCAGATCAAAATGAAAGGCAAGAAACATCACAAGGAAGGATTAAAGACAAAATGAGGAAAGATAGAAGAGAAGGAAGGAATAGAGACAGAAGGAAAAACGACAGAAGAGACAATGAAAGCTGCTATAGAGAAAGAGAAGCAGAAAGAACGTTTAAAAGAAGACGGATGGATTCACCATGGTAGAAAATGAATAAAAGTAGTACAGTGCATAGTTTAATAAATGACAAtctatttataaaattgttttacagTGGCACCACGTTGAGTGTGAAAAGCAGAGGTTTTGTTAATTCTTTTGTCAACAGGTggaaaatacagtactgtaaaaatGTGTTACCACACCTCTACAGAATATTCCCTGGAAAAGACTTAGTTCAATCTAGGTTAAAAAACGTTGTAGTACTTTTGTCAAATACTCTCCgtataatgataataaaggCAATTCATTGTGAAGCAAGGAAAGCAGACTTTAGGATGTATAATTTGTGCTATACTTTATACTTCACTTTTAGGCCATTATTTACTCTgctctttgttgttatattcCATATTGTACAGTAAATAGTGCTTTAAATTCccaataaaaaaacatgaatattatTTAGTAAATCAAGTATTGTAACATGAAATTAGgcaagtactgtacagtactgcgaaatattgtttacaaataaatatttatgtatgcataatatttaaaataatataaaggcAACGCGCCTACTATATGACGTCACTAAATTCACGTCACATgcgaggtatattcagagcgtcatttcgacgatcgagcattctctacttctacggagcgccatttatgcctttatttacttacgaaatagaaatagtacttcGGTAGctgctccagtggaccaaatttagcactagTGGAgcgcagtgatataaaatagaaataagtcactaattttaatatcttaacAAATTCTATGTTTATTAGGCCAGTAAATGAACATGacattaagaaatatattgataATCTAGATATAAGTAAGTCACCTGGTAATGATGGAATTGGTGCTCCTTATATTAAACCATTTTTGCAATGCCAACAATACCGATTAAACATATTGTTAATATATCATTGACAACTGGTTGCTTTCCAGATGAATTAAAGATTGCCAGAACTGTGCCTATATTTAAGGGTGGCGATGAAAATGACATAAAAAATTATAGACCTGTTTCAGTCTTGCCTTGTATTTCTAAAATTTATGACAAAGAAGACCAAGTTTATCGAATTTAGAAGCATGTATAAGAAAAAAGATACCAATAACTAATGATTAATGATGTTGAAATTGAAAGAGTTAGTAAAATTAAGTTCTTAGGTGTCATTCTTGATGAGTTTGTAACATTCCATGATCACATAGATATCATTACTATGAAAATTGCAAGGGTCATTGGTGTAATgaacaaacttaaatatattgttCAATCAGATGTtttgttaataatgtacaaCTCGTTAATTTTACCTCACCTAATATATGCAATAACTATTTGGGGAGTTGCGGGGGCAACAAAGCTACAGAGAATACATATACTTCAAAAACGAGCGATCAGAATTATATGTAAAGTGCATTATCAGCATCCATCAGCAAATTTATTCTATAACAAAAACCTATTGAATATTTTTGACTTGTATGACAAGTACACTGCTGTATTTATGAGTAATTTCCGTATTCctctaaaaagaacaaatataggacaaagaagtatatacagtatttggaACCGTTTACCTGAAAACATAAAGTGTGAAACTAAAATCGGaaaatttaaaaaggaaatacaacaactattaataaataaatactcacTCATGTAGAGTTCACTTttgttacttttactttttatttctatttgtacttttattgttttatttgctaattagaTATCTGTATTATAGGGTAATGCGCTTAAGAGCTTCAGCTCATTGCATATCCGTTTTGTATCAAATAAgtttatagaaatattcttgtgaaagaaatactgtattattttgttgttgatacaaataaatggtacgtatatatatttaagtccgaaacaaaaggatggaagaactattgtacggaaaacccgaacagatctgttttgtacgatatgatattgtgtaaggtgatatgtattaaattgcaagattaaacaaatattttatttttgttctgtattatattatttttttggttgttcaaaaaacacaaaattatgccagattatgctaaaaacggctaaataatgccaaaaagcataataatgccagaaatggcaactatggTCTCAGTGCCCGACTAAAAATAAAGTTGTCTTTGGCTGCGGGTTCCTGTCCGCTGGATGTTGATTGATTTTGGCCACATGTTTTCATTCCTGTGTGTTTTCTAATAGGGACATGTTTCATAGCTTCTTTCCAATCATTTGTTTCTTTCATTGCTGATAGTATCTTAATTACTTGATCTAAAGTCAGAGACTTATGCCCACCACTTCCCCACTTTAAGTAGTAATCAATTGGTAATCGTACATGAGAAACATTTAATCTTTTTGCAATACCTAAAGACAATCCTTTTTGTATTTGAGTTGCATCAACAAAAGCACCAATAACGTACGTCTTAGTGTCATCAAATGTGCGCATTATGTTTGGTGAATCTGGCGACAGATAAATAATGTTCTCTTTTGGAAATTTTTCCAGTAAAGATTGTGAActcattgtcaccatcatctTATTGTATGCGTCCTTTGTTGTTGTACGCACAAATTCTTTATGCGATAGTGAACCCTCTAGGTGGTTAACAAAGTGTATGTGAAAAGACTCCTTAGCTTTCTTATTTGCATGTATTACATAACCATTTGCATACTTAGGGCGATAGCATCTCTTCGTTGCATATACTGGTCATAGCAAAAATCAAACACAACATTCTGACCAAATTTCATTCCTTGAGACAGTTTCCAATTATCAGACTCCAAAATACGTTGATTCCTTTTGAGAAACAACGTATTTGCTAATGGTGTTTCATACTCCTTACCCTTACCAAAGGAGAATGCTTAAATAGCCTTCGCTAACCATTCACTAGGCATTCGAATGCTAATTTACAGgtaatttttagaatttagGCATTCATGGTTAAAACCACTTAATCGGAATGCTAAGAAAAGTTTCCAAGCATTCTTTAGGAATGCTTACAAGAGTCAATAAGCATTCAGAAGCTATCCCGAATGGTAGTGTGAATGCTAAGTTCATTGGTAGCATTCAGGGAGATATTTTGAATGGTAGTGTGAATGCTAAGATCATTGGTAGCATTCAGGAAGAGATTTTGAATGGTAGTGTGAATGCCAAGATCATTGGTAGCATTCAGGGAGATATTCTGAATGGTATTGTGAATGCTAAGAACATTGGTAGCATTCAGGGAGATATTTTGAATGGTAGTGTGAATGCTAAGAACATTGGTAGCATTCAGGGAGATATGTTGAATGGTAGTGTGAATGCTAAGATCATTGGTAGCATTCAGGAAGAGATTTTGAATGGTAAACAGGGAAATAATTGAATGCTCAACCAATCAGATCAATCCTCACCAACTGCCAAAAAAACAACCACCAATTCAAATTCAAGAGACCAAATGGCTAGAAAAAGGCTGAGTTGAGTGAGTGAGGATGCCTACAGTAGACTGCAGCCTTCCTTCTTTTTACAGCTTACCTGCTGGCAAACCTGACACAGATTTTGCTGATATAAAAGGTATTGTAGCTAGTTGCTATACTTGTTCTTTTATCATTCTGTATTTGGctactaactagctaggcctaataataataggagGATCAGTATAGCCACACACAGCCTACTAAGTTGAGTTCAGCAGAGAGGGACCAGGGCTAGGCTACAGTAGATAGTGAGTGGTTTGGGATTCAGTGGTGGTGATACTATCAAAAAGTCCTATCAAAAGTCGAATCCCCTAAGTCACTCCCTGGTTATATTGTGTAgctggcctaggctagttatAGTATACTCTAGAACCACATTGTATCACTTATCAAAAAGAAGGgctaactaaactataaaagcaattttaaataaaagcgGTTTTCACTCCatcgtttattttattataagacAATGGGATGATGGAGGCATTTTTATGCAATGGCAGATTATTTCCTTAATTCCAAtatttgaaatgaataaaaacagtaacacaacatgtatttattttaaaaagggtaaatattaaataaaatcctTTTTATTAAACCTGAATGATACTAATATAATAGTCCTTCTACAGACTAGAGAATATAGTGCATAATTCAGTTTTATCTGCTATATACTGACTGTTCATAAAGGAacatagaaaacaaaataaagagtCCAACAGGAATGCATTGGACAAATCATCTGTTGATGCCATTAGAGGTATTTAACTATAAATTTTAAACCTATTTTAACATGTTCATGTCTTATAAACATGCCTTCAATGATCAATTAAATATGAGGGAAAATTGAATCCCACCATTTCTCTTTGTTTTAATTGCTTAATCAttctttttatctttaatttcttttcaCAGGGTGTcggttttttatttcattaacatatttcaatatttttttttgcagagtATATCAAGGTCGTGGCAGTAAAAAATGATTGGACTCCTGTTAGCCTGGTAGAATTTAACAAGAAGTTTGTGTCTAAATGCACCAATGCACGCAGGAGTctatataaatagataaatattttatatataatttttattttcatttatcataTCTTTATATTCTCAATTTTGTCCAAGTATTCTCACTTGCACAGATAAAGTGCTAGTGTTGCCAATAGCTCTGCTAATTGATaattttttagctttttgcttactttagtttgtatctccattgagatccacagcattgtcatttttttcagtaatttgccttttatatatagtgtatatatatatttctttgaaGATGCCTCCATAAGGAAATTCATGGTGTCAATTGaagttttatattaaatattttaaagtagttaattttgataattgttcatttgtatatggcctttttgtcatatacagtataagtatTACACTCTCTTGCTGTTTATACGTTTGATAGCTTTTTGATACTTTATTTCTGTTTGGGAATGTTAAATATCCAGTATCgacgaaaatatattaattaaatttgattttttaataattaaagtaaagacatcttttattttaatgtctcTTATTGTATATTTGAAGAATTTTTTCGCTTTTCATTTTAGATTCTTCATAAAAAAAGTGAGAAATCTGGATCACAACATTTCCCACTGTAGAATTTGAATGCTTTAGCATTTAATTCGCTCACTAGCATTCACAGTGTAACAGTGTACCAATATTTGAATGTGTAGTTTTGAATGCTAGACCACGCCCACTAAAAAAGCTCAATAACACATTCATctactagcattcgaatgctaggctagcattcgaatgctagccTAGCATTCCCctactagcattcgaatgctaggcTAAGCCTTCCAGatttagcattcgaatgctagtatAGCATTCAACTagtagcattcgaatgctacttttagcattcgaatgctagtgctACCATTCATGCTTAGCTCATTTACATAATTCGGCTCCCTGGAAGGCTTAGCGAAGGCTTAGTGAATGCTAAGAAGCATTCGAAGGAAGGCTTAGCGAAGGCTTAGCGAAGGCTTAGTGAATGCTAAGaagcattcgaatgctaaatTCAGTCATTGAATGCTTATATACCACTAGTATTCGAATGCTAAGTATTAGCCCTTCGAATGCCAATAATAGCATTCCAGGAGTAGCATTCGAATGCTTTGTGAATGGTAAGCGAAGGCATTCAGCTTTGGTAAGGGTACTTTCTTCGGATTCTATTTTTCTTTGTTCCCGTTTTTCAAGACGCTTTTCCTTATCCTTCAGTCGCAAACACTCTCTACGATACATGAAAGTCATAAAGTTTTTCCTTTGCTTTTTAGATTTGATAGAAGCAAAATGTTCTAAATCTGCATCACTGATTTGTTGTGGGACTTGTCTGCCTGAAAGCCTCATTTCTTCTATTAACTCTCTTGCCTCTTCAAGTCCTCTATCATAAGACGTTTCTTTACTAGATTCATTTGTAATAGAACAGTAATATCTTGATTGATAgatatgtttctttttaattgttCTTACCAATTTCAAGAGGTGATACATTTCTATCTGTGAATTTAAcgcaaaaataattattgaataaccATGGTAACCAATCAATGGCAATTCCAACTTTCATTATGCACAGACAGTTTAGTCATGAAAAGGGCAACTTCTTAATAAAACAAAGCCTAGGTACACTAAGCTATCGCCCCGTAAaattttatgatataaaatttTATCAAGTATATGCTAAAATATTGATTAGGTTTATTCAGAAACTGAAGACCGCCCTCTGTGATAAGTGATGTTTTGTAGCGTTGAACATATTGCGGAAGTTTTAACCCATTTAAATTTGTTTCTGGAAAGAAATATAGGCTATGTATATAACACTTAACATGTACTTGATATCATTTTAAATCATACAAGCCTACCGGGCCATACCAGGCGTAGATTAGTAGTATGAACACTATGTAttcaggcctaggctaggcctacttagaatGGGCTTACTTCTCAACTAACCTCCTGCTTAACTCTACCACTACTGTCACTCTAGTAGTACTATAGTAGGTAAGCAGGCCTGGTGTCGCGGCCTGGTCACtacgagtaggcctactagcttcGCCTTATTGTATTTGTAGGgggtgtgtcgaaagcgaagaccctacaaaatggtagtgtgcacaaaattcgaccaaaatcatacaaaatcgtgataacaccttgaatttacagattctaaaaaaatatttcgattttaattgttatgttatcaaaaaacatgactttatctatgaaAACAAGCTCACGCGTTTTCACcaatggagttaatatgtgatatggttttacgaacaaacacatcgcgctatttgcaaggcgacggacCTTGCACAGAGCATTGAATTGAATGCAATATTAAATGTTACTTGTTGCGATAACTTTGTAGCACACGTCgcctacaatttaaaaccatagccaattgtttataagtatagaaataaactacatAAAAGTAAATTGTAAAAAGTAAAGGATGGCGGTAGGCTTTTTGAGGCTTATTTTAGAGCCTATATAAAAAGTGTCCGTATTTTGATTTCATATGTTGCTATGTGttttttatctataatatttgcctattgtttattactgtatctaaatgtataaataaatacaatatatagatattcattttcctgtattgtatttaaacttttacattttcccaTTGTATACTATTGCTGTTTTACTTAATCGgcagtttcaaaatgttttgtAATGTATTCATAATAGACAAATAATATATCGGTATCAGAATATTTAGTGTGGTTGGTGAAACGACAGTACT
Encoded here:
- the LOC140046618 gene encoding LOW QUALITY PROTEIN: tRNA methyltransferase 10 homolog C-like (The sequence of the model RefSeq protein was modified relative to this genomic sequence to represent the inferred CDS: inserted 1 base in 1 codon), encoding MYHLLKLVRTIKKKHIYQSRYYCSITNESSKETSYDRGLEEARELIEEMRLSGRQVPQQISDADLEHFASIKSKKQRKNFMTFMYRRECLRLKDKEKRLEKREQRKIESEESTLTKAECLRLPFTKHSNATPGMLLLAFEGLILSIRILVGKEYETPLANTLFLKRNQRILESDNWKLSQGMKFGQNVVFDFCYDQYMQRRDAIALSMQMVMXIHANKKAKESFHIHFVNHLEGSLSHKEFVRTTTKDAYNKMMVTMSSQSLLEKFPKENIIYLSPDSPNIMRTFDDTKTYVIGAFVDATQIQKGLSLGIAKRLNVSHVRLPIDYYLKWGSGGHKSLTLDQVIKILSAMKETNDWKEAMKHVPIRKHTGMKTCGQNQSTSSGQEPAAKDNFIFSRALRP